A portion of the Flavobacterium limnophilum genome contains these proteins:
- a CDS encoding Ig-like domain-containing protein produces the protein MKKNKLLIVTILLGFLTFGMSYNTLIKENVVAQLVKQIAKVEKKIVGKETNSKIESSPVKKEAIANSIVAATVSVTNAVAINGGGNAQPGSQLDFTITINNTGTDATGATFQDILDANLTLVPNSLKVTPIAVNDAYNCIGNVGITLNAAQGVLANDVSPDGTAMTVAILANGAHGTAALSTDGSFTYYPTAGYSGADSFTYTLTNAGGKTNTGTVNITISTPIYFVNSSVATNGNGTLLSPFKLVQNAVGTGSNPVFIYTGTGSSGTTLTLSTNQKVIGQGATASLVSILGLTVPSYSNVLPTTGGTSPTFSAITLSSNNDIQGVILSSNMTGSSVGTLKVRDVTITGGNTTAVSINGGGVLDCIFKSISSNGGAGGIIMTNTTGSFQVTGTGTTAGSGGTIQNVSDKGAHFNSCTNISLKNMNFVGSINAAISLVGSTGIALDNISVTGTNNNFGISINNVTNFTLNNSTLTGCGSNVASSNVGGIYATNLKGTSSITNTNVNDSWGRGFYAYNDQGTSNLTITACQFKNSFNKANGGSNFVFEGYGTSNNTLVLKSNDFSNSKEYGLTLNFGGTSTNNIQVGGNTIAEGNTINAAASSPGSNGLSLQSTGSATVNYNIINNTIKSSFNGSFTCNVGSQDNATMNGRINSNTIDGSGTGSVSNGISVAAYGNAKHITEILNNSITNASNYGILSEANDNNIFTANARMDASIKNNNISLVANSYAHIGVISIGTSTTSLISAANIGNNTTNSPVTNLVATFDVLAQGLGNKVILQGTTPLVNGTGDRTTALASFWNANNSANPGTAIDEQGGGTIESGTVLVPSNASASKIAAPKNVEEQTTPIAEIQNSTLAKTNQSAKNSSANATTETILVGPFTLPAGKGTVITFSATINAANVLPATTCAVTNMASVSGTNFATVNSNITTTSIKPGNATFTNTTENIPCLGSTPVTLNATCPLGTTATWYTTLAGGTSFATGTSVTATPTTNNTTYCVACETAYCASDRLLVKTVTGTPSTTSAAETVTACDTYTWPENNTAYTTSGVYTNVVGCDTKTLNLTITKSSASSQTVTACDTYTWPENNTAYTTSGVYTNVVGCDTKTLNLTITKSSASNQTVTACDTYTWPENNTAYTTSGVYTNVVGCDTKTLNLTITKSSASNQTVTACDTYTWPENNTAYTTSGVYTNVVGCDTKTLNLTITKSSASNQTVTACDTYTWPENNTAYTTSGVYTNVVGCDTKTLNLTITKSSASSQTVTACDTYTWPENNTAYTTSGVYTNVVGCDTKTLNLTITKSSTSSQTVTACDTYTWPENNTAYTTSGVYTNVVGCDTKTLNLTITKSSASSQTVTACDTYTWPENNTAYTTSGVYTNVVGCDTKTLNLTITKSSASNQTVTACDTYTWPENNTAYTTSGVYSNVVGCDTKTLNLTITKSSASSQTVTACDTYTWPENNTAYTTSGVYTNVVGCNTKTLNLTITNSSAINTTVSLSSGILTSNQFGATYQWYKCPNTLLANETNQSYTPSTVGDYKVEIKEGACTVTSNCITINSLTVGEFKQNEFKIYPNPSKGIIKIITAYGGNYLVIDQSGKTIKSINLEENVVNTLNLENLPEGIYFIICTSDNTIKAQKFLIKK, from the coding sequence ATGAAAAAAAACAAACTCTTAATTGTTACAATACTACTAGGGTTCCTTACATTCGGAATGTCATATAACACCCTTATCAAGGAAAATGTTGTTGCTCAACTTGTAAAGCAGATAGCAAAAGTCGAGAAAAAAATTGTTGGCAAGGAGACTAATAGCAAAATTGAATCATCTCCGGTCAAAAAAGAAGCAATCGCTAATTCAATTGTTGCTGCAACGGTCAGTGTTACCAATGCAGTTGCCATAAATGGCGGAGGAAATGCTCAACCTGGATCACAACTTGACTTTACCATCACTATAAATAATACTGGAACGGATGCCACTGGAGCAACTTTTCAAGACATTTTGGATGCTAATTTGACATTAGTTCCCAATTCTCTTAAAGTAACTCCAATTGCTGTAAATGACGCTTATAACTGCATCGGAAATGTTGGAATTACACTAAATGCGGCTCAGGGTGTTTTAGCCAACGATGTTAGTCCTGACGGAACGGCGATGACTGTGGCCATATTGGCAAATGGAGCTCATGGAACTGCTGCTTTATCCACAGACGGTTCCTTTACCTACTATCCAACAGCTGGTTATTCCGGTGCCGACAGTTTTACTTATACACTTACAAATGCCGGCGGAAAAACAAATACAGGAACAGTCAACATTACAATATCAACACCTATCTATTTTGTAAATAGTTCAGTGGCAACAAACGGAAATGGTACTTTATTAAGTCCTTTTAAATTAGTACAGAATGCTGTTGGCACGGGATCTAACCCCGTTTTTATTTACACAGGTACTGGAAGTAGCGGTACCACATTGACTTTGTCAACCAATCAAAAAGTGATTGGACAGGGAGCGACAGCCAGTTTAGTATCAATATTAGGTCTAACAGTTCCTTCTTACAGCAATGTATTGCCAACAACTGGTGGTACTAGCCCAACTTTTTCTGCTATAACACTTAGTTCTAATAATGACATTCAAGGAGTTATACTTTCTTCCAACATGACGGGTTCTAGCGTTGGAACTTTAAAAGTAAGAGATGTTACCATAACAGGAGGAAATACTACTGCCGTAAGCATTAATGGAGGTGGCGTTTTAGACTGTATCTTTAAAAGTATTTCTTCGAATGGAGGTGCGGGAGGAATAATTATGACCAATACAACAGGGAGTTTTCAAGTCACTGGAACTGGAACTACTGCCGGATCCGGAGGTACAATTCAAAACGTATCCGACAAAGGAGCTCATTTTAATTCATGTACAAACATTTCGCTTAAAAACATGAATTTTGTGGGTTCAATCAATGCTGCTATTTCATTGGTTGGAAGTACCGGAATTGCATTAGACAATATTTCGGTTACCGGTACAAACAATAATTTTGGCATCTCAATAAACAATGTAACTAATTTTACATTAAACAACAGTACTTTAACTGGTTGTGGAAGTAATGTGGCAAGCTCAAATGTTGGTGGTATATACGCTACAAATCTCAAAGGGACCTCTTCCATAACCAATACAAATGTTAATGATTCCTGGGGGCGTGGTTTTTATGCTTATAATGACCAGGGAACTTCAAATCTAACCATAACAGCGTGTCAATTTAAAAATTCTTTTAATAAAGCAAACGGTGGAAGTAACTTTGTTTTTGAAGGTTACGGAACTTCAAATAATACTTTAGTGTTAAAAAGCAACGATTTTTCTAATTCTAAAGAATATGGTTTAACACTAAATTTTGGTGGCACTTCAACAAACAACATACAAGTTGGAGGAAACACAATTGCTGAAGGAAACACTATAAATGCAGCAGCTTCAAGCCCGGGTAGCAATGGTTTGTCATTGCAATCAACTGGATCGGCAACAGTAAACTATAATATAATAAACAATACCATAAAATCAAGTTTCAATGGAAGCTTTACTTGTAATGTTGGAAGTCAGGATAATGCCACCATGAATGGAAGAATAAATTCTAACACAATTGATGGTAGTGGAACAGGATCTGTTTCCAATGGTATTTCAGTTGCAGCTTATGGAAATGCTAAACATATTACAGAAATATTAAATAATTCCATCACCAATGCCAGTAACTATGGTATTTTATCTGAAGCAAATGATAATAATATTTTTACCGCAAACGCCAGAATGGATGCCAGCATAAAAAACAACAACATTAGTTTAGTGGCAAATTCATACGCACATATTGGGGTAATTTCAATAGGAACTTCGACAACTTCTTTAATAAGTGCCGCAAATATTGGAAATAATACAACTAATAGCCCTGTAACTAATCTTGTTGCAACTTTCGATGTATTGGCTCAGGGCTTAGGCAATAAAGTAATTTTGCAAGGAACAACTCCTTTAGTAAATGGAACAGGTGACAGAACTACAGCACTTGCCTCTTTTTGGAATGCAAATAATAGTGCAAATCCAGGAACAGCTATAGACGAACAAGGCGGAGGAACAATCGAATCAGGAACAGTCCTTGTTCCTAGTAACGCATCAGCATCAAAAATTGCAGCACCTAAAAATGTTGAAGAACAAACAACTCCAATCGCAGAAATTCAAAATAGTACACTTGCAAAGACCAATCAATCTGCTAAAAATAGTTCAGCCAATGCAACAACAGAAACAATTTTGGTAGGGCCATTTACTTTACCTGCAGGAAAAGGAACCGTAATCACTTTTAGTGCAACAATTAATGCTGCAAATGTATTGCCGGCAACTACTTGCGCCGTAACAAACATGGCGTCTGTAAGTGGAACTAATTTTGCAACAGTAAATTCAAACATTACGACAACTTCAATAAAACCCGGAAATGCAACATTTACAAATACTACGGAAAACATTCCATGTTTGGGTAGCACTCCTGTGACACTAAATGCCACTTGTCCTCTTGGTACAACAGCTACTTGGTACACAACTTTGGCAGGAGGCACCAGTTTTGCAACGGGAACATCAGTAACCGCAACCCCTACAACAAATAATACTACTTATTGTGTGGCTTGTGAAACTGCCTATTGTGCAAGTGACAGATTATTAGTAAAAACAGTGACCGGTACTCCATCGACAACATCAGCTGCCGAAACAGTAACCGCTTGCGATACTTATACTTGGCCTGAAAACAATACTGCTTATACCACTTCTGGAGTTTATACCAATGTGGTGGGTTGTGATACCAAAACTTTGAATTTGACCATAACAAAATCATCGGCATCCAGCCAAACTGTAACCGCTTGCGATACTTATACTTGGCCTGAAAACAATACTGCTTATACCACTTCTGGAGTTTACACTAATGTGGTGGGTTGTGATACCAAAACTTTGAATTTGACCATAACCAAATCATCGGCATCCAACCAAACAGTAACCGCTTGTGATACTTATACTTGGCCTGAAAACAATACTGCTTATACCACTTCTGGAGTTTATACCAATGTGGTGGGTTGTGATACCAAAACTTTGAATTTGACCATAACCAAATCATCGGCATCCAACCAAACAGTAACCGCTTGTGATACTTATACTTGGCCTGAAAACAATACTGCTTATACCACTTCTGGAGTTTATACCAATGTGGTGGGTTGTGATACCAAAACTTTGAATTTGACCATAACAAAATCATCGGCATCCAACCAAACAGTAACCGCTTGTGATACTTATACTTGGCCTGAAAACAATACTGCTTATACCACTTCTGGAGTTTATACCAATGTGGTGGGTTGTGATACCAAAACTTTGAATTTGACCATAACCAAATCATCGGCATCCAGCCAAACAGTAACCGCTTGTGATACTTATACTTGGCCTGAAAACAATACTGCTTATACCACTTCTGGAGTTTATACCAATGTGGTGGGTTGTGATACCAAAACTTTGAATTTGACCATAACAAAATCATCGACATCCAGCCAAACAGTAACCGCTTGCGATACTTATACTTGGCCTGAAAACAATACTGCTTATACCACTTCTGGAGTTTATACCAATGTGGTGGGTTGTGATACCAAAACTTTGAATTTGACCATAACAAAATCATCGGCATCCAGCCAAACTGTAACCGCTTGCGATACTTATACTTGGCCTGAAAACAATACTGCTTATACCACTTCTGGAGTTTATACCAATGTGGTGGGTTGTGATACCAAAACTTTGAATTTGACCATAACAAAATCATCGGCATCCAACCAAACAGTAACCGCTTGTGATACTTATACTTGGCCTGAAAACAATACTGCTTATACCACTTCTGGAGTTTATTCCAATGTGGTGGGTTGTGATACCAAAACTTTGAATTTGACCATAACCAAATCATCGGCATCCAGCCAAACAGTAACCGCTTGCGATACTTATACTTGGCCTGAAAACAATACTGCTTATACCACTTCTGGAGTTTATACCAATGTGGTGGGTTGCAATACCAAAACTTTGAATTTGACAATAACCAATTCATCGGCTATTAATACCACTGTAAGCTTAAGTTCGGGCATATTGACATCTAATCAATTTGGAGCTACTTATCAATGGTATAAATGCCCGAATACTTTGCTTGCCAATGAAACAAACCAATCTTACACTCCTTCAACCGTTGGAGATTATAAAGTTGAAATTAAAGAAGGCGCATGTACTGTTACATCAAATTGTATCACTATAAATAGTCTTACCGTTGGTGAATTCAAACAAAATGAATTTAAAATTTATCCAAATCCTAGTAAAGGAATAATAAAAATTATAACCGCTTATGGAGGAAATTATCTTGTAATAGACCAATCAGGGAAAACTATAAAATCAATCAATCTGGAAGAAAATGTAGTCAATACTTTGAACCTAGAGAACTTACCCGAAGGAATTTATTTTATCATATGCACTAGCGATAATACAATTAAAGCCCAGAAATTTTTAATTAAAAAATAA
- a CDS encoding DUF6916 family protein, whose amino-acid sequence MDIALLTLNDFDPHLNKVFTIQISDEIQLDAELIEVTKLNNYSPLERSPFSIVFRTEQKNEYYQQGIFTIIHPQKGNLELFLSPLGFDSFGMRYEAVFS is encoded by the coding sequence ATGGATATAGCTTTACTTACTTTAAATGATTTTGACCCACACTTAAACAAGGTATTCACGATTCAAATTTCTGATGAAATTCAGCTTGATGCAGAGTTAATTGAAGTAACAAAGCTGAATAATTATTCTCCTTTGGAAAGGAGTCCTTTTTCCATAGTTTTCCGTACAGAACAAAAAAACGAATATTACCAACAAGGTATTTTTACCATTATCCATCCTCAAAAAGGCAATTTAGAATTGTTTCTTTCTCCGCTAGGTTTTGATAGTTTCGGGATGAGATACGAAGCCGTATTTTCTTAA
- a CDS encoding GNAT family N-acetyltransferase, whose product MDLDIKNINLRDIHESDLSVLCKIYGSTRTEELEKGTNWSEEQKNMFIEQQFFAQHEYYQKNYIGAKFYIIEKENTTIGRLYIDFFFENKGIRIIDITLLPDWRKKNIGSSILEEIIKKAAKVNRNVTIHVESFNPAMNLYKKLGFTKISETNGVYHLMEWRPE is encoded by the coding sequence TTGGATTTAGATATAAAAAATATTAATCTTCGAGACATTCACGAAAGTGATTTATCTGTTTTGTGTAAAATATACGGCAGCACACGCACGGAAGAATTAGAAAAAGGAACCAATTGGAGCGAAGAACAAAAAAACATGTTTATTGAACAGCAGTTTTTTGCCCAGCATGAATATTATCAAAAAAATTATATCGGGGCAAAATTCTATATAATTGAGAAAGAGAATACTACAATTGGAAGACTGTACATTGATTTCTTTTTTGAAAATAAGGGTATTCGAATTATAGATATTACTCTTTTGCCAGATTGGCGAAAAAAAAATATTGGCAGTTCTATTTTGGAAGAAATAATAAAAAAGGCCGCAAAAGTGAATAGGAATGTTACTATTCATGTAGAAAGTTTTAATCCTGCCATGAATTTATACAAGAAATTGGGATTTACAAAAATTAGCGAAACAAATGGTGTCTACCATTTAATGGAGTGGCGTCCTGAATGA
- a CDS encoding phage tail protein has product MAEPFLSETRIMSFSFAPKGWALCNGQLLPINQNQALFSLLGTTFGGDGRVNFALPDLRGRTPIHVGNGHTLGERGGEQAHTLTIAEMPTHTHILKGTSQAVTTNIPTSMTALGNTAPNQAYGNPNNLVVLNPTSVSNTGGSQAHLNMQPFLTLNFCIALQGVFPSPN; this is encoded by the coding sequence ATGGCAGAACCGTTTTTATCTGAAACAAGAATTATGTCTTTTAGCTTTGCTCCAAAAGGATGGGCATTGTGTAATGGACAATTATTGCCCATAAACCAAAACCAGGCTTTGTTTTCCTTATTAGGTACTACTTTTGGTGGCGATGGAAGAGTAAATTTTGCCTTGCCTGATTTAAGAGGAAGAACGCCAATTCATGTTGGAAATGGTCATACACTGGGGGAACGAGGAGGGGAACAAGCTCATACATTAACCATAGCCGAAATGCCCACGCACACACACATTCTTAAAGGAACGTCTCAAGCAGTAACAACTAACATTCCTACGAGTATGACTGCATTAGGAAATACAGCTCCTAATCAAGCATACGGAAATCCTAATAATCTAGTGGTATTAAATCCGACATCGGTTTCAAATACAGGCGGAAGTCAGGCTCATTTGAATATGCAACCTTTTTTAACCTTGAATTTTTGCATCGCTTTACAAGGAGTTTTTCCCTCCCCTAATTAA
- a CDS encoding phage tail protein codes for MAEIRIFPFNFVPRGWAWCDGQLLPLSQNTALFSLLGTTYGGDGKSNFALPNLQGRTPMHPGQGPGLSLHDLGETGGVETVSLLESEIPSHSHNLNAANLNSQSTVPSANSLGRGNPVKIYSTGTPSTAMADSSLAPAGGDQPHNNMMPYLTMYFCIALQGVYPPRT; via the coding sequence GTGGCCGAAATACGCATATTCCCATTTAACTTTGTCCCAAGAGGTTGGGCTTGGTGCGATGGTCAACTTTTACCTCTATCTCAAAACACAGCACTTTTTTCGTTATTGGGCACAACTTATGGCGGTGACGGAAAATCGAACTTTGCATTACCTAATTTGCAAGGCAGGACACCTATGCACCCTGGCCAAGGTCCAGGATTATCATTGCATGATTTGGGAGAAACTGGTGGTGTTGAAACTGTATCTTTGCTAGAGTCAGAAATACCTTCTCATAGTCACAACTTAAATGCTGCCAACTTAAATTCGCAATCTACTGTCCCATCAGCCAACAGTTTAGGCCGAGGTAATCCTGTAAAGATTTATTCTACGGGCACTCCGTCAACTGCAATGGCAGATTCTTCGCTTGCTCCTGCTGGAGGAGATCAGCCTCATAACAACATGATGCCTTATTTGACGATGTATTTTTGCATAGCCCTTCAAGGAGTTTATCCTCCAAGAACTTAA
- a CDS encoding peptidase, whose amino-acid sequence MSEKRLKRRKLINKLFLKNRLVILNEDTFEEIFSFKLNLMNVFVAATLGAILLISFTTVIIAFTPLREFIPGYSSSKLKRDATELALKSDSLTTALKKNEAYIKSIQKVLTGELEYAKFNKDSILATADEAPSQVDLSASEEELELRKEVATEEKNSKSNASKAKKK is encoded by the coding sequence ATGTCTGAAAAGAGGCTTAAAAGAAGAAAACTCATCAATAAATTATTCTTAAAAAACCGATTGGTTATTTTGAATGAGGATACTTTTGAAGAAATTTTTTCCTTCAAATTGAATCTAATGAATGTTTTTGTGGCGGCAACCTTGGGAGCCATTTTACTGATTTCCTTTACCACCGTAATCATTGCTTTCACCCCATTGCGCGAGTTTATTCCAGGATATTCTTCTTCCAAATTAAAAAGAGACGCCACCGAATTGGCCCTGAAATCCGATTCCTTGACCACGGCTTTAAAGAAAAACGAAGCCTACATCAAATCCATCCAAAAAGTATTGACCGGCGAACTCGAATATGCCAAATTCAACAAAGATTCCATTCTTGCCACAGCCGATGAAGCACCATCCCAAGTTGATCTATCTGCTTCAGAAGAAGAATTAGAATTAAGAAAAGAGGTAGCCACAGAAGAAAAAAATTCAAAATCCAACGCATCGAAAGCGAAAAAAAAATAA
- a CDS encoding GH3 auxin-responsive promoter family protein, with translation MSLKPFFAKLFAQKIYRKTQLWATNPTKTQQRVFEDLIRQARNTQFGIDHHFDQIKTFEDFSRNVPVRDYEGLKSYVDKVVKGEENILWKGKPLYFAKTSGTTSGAKYIPLTKESMPFHIEAARNAILHYIHETGNADFVDGKMIFLQGSPILEEKNGVKLGRLSGIVAHFVPKYLQKNRMPSWETNCIEDWETKVNAIVEETFDQDMTVISGIPSWVQMYFEKLHQKGGKPVGEIFKNFNLFIYGGVNYEPYRAKFENLIGRKVDSIELFPASEGFFAYQDSQKEKGMLLLLNSGIFYEFIKSDEFYTENPKRHTIGEVELGVNYVLIISTNAGLWGYNIGDTVQFTSLKPYRVIVSGRIKHYISAFGEHVIGKEVESALQEAIIGTNIRINEFTVAPQITPNEGLPYHEWFIEFENEPEYPEAFAEALDNAMRKQNIYYDDLIVGKVLRKLVVTKVAKNGFQDYMKSIGKLGGQNKIPRLSNDRKIVDELVTLI, from the coding sequence ATGTCTTTAAAACCTTTTTTTGCTAAACTTTTTGCACAAAAAATCTATCGGAAAACACAGCTTTGGGCAACCAATCCAACGAAAACCCAGCAGCGAGTTTTCGAGGATTTAATTCGTCAAGCTAGAAATACCCAATTTGGGATTGACCATCATTTCGACCAAATAAAAACGTTTGAAGACTTTTCGAGAAACGTCCCCGTTCGGGATTACGAAGGTCTGAAATCATACGTCGATAAAGTGGTGAAAGGCGAGGAGAACATTCTCTGGAAAGGCAAACCGCTTTATTTTGCCAAAACTTCAGGAACCACTTCGGGAGCCAAATACATTCCGCTAACCAAGGAATCGATGCCCTTTCACATAGAAGCCGCACGAAACGCCATTCTGCATTACATTCACGAAACCGGAAACGCCGATTTTGTCGATGGAAAAATGATTTTTCTGCAGGGAAGCCCCATTCTTGAAGAAAAGAACGGCGTAAAACTGGGAAGATTGTCAGGAATCGTGGCACATTTTGTTCCCAAATATTTGCAAAAAAACCGAATGCCTTCTTGGGAAACCAATTGCATCGAGGACTGGGAAACCAAGGTAAATGCCATTGTCGAAGAAACTTTTGACCAAGATATGACCGTGATTTCCGGGATTCCGTCTTGGGTGCAAATGTATTTCGAAAAATTGCATCAAAAAGGAGGAAAGCCCGTGGGCGAAATCTTCAAAAACTTCAATTTGTTCATTTATGGAGGCGTTAACTATGAACCCTATCGAGCCAAATTCGAAAACTTGATTGGACGAAAAGTGGACAGCATAGAATTATTCCCCGCTTCGGAAGGGTTTTTTGCCTACCAAGACTCACAAAAAGAAAAAGGAATGTTGCTATTATTGAACTCCGGAATTTTCTACGAATTCATCAAAAGCGACGAGTTTTATACCGAAAATCCCAAAAGACACACCATTGGCGAAGTCGAATTGGGCGTGAATTATGTGTTGATTATTTCGACCAATGCCGGACTTTGGGGTTACAACATTGGCGACACTGTCCAGTTTACGAGTTTGAAACCCTATCGAGTTATCGTTTCGGGAAGAATCAAACATTACATCTCGGCTTTTGGTGAACACGTCATTGGAAAAGAGGTAGAAAGTGCTTTGCAGGAAGCCATTATTGGAACCAACATTCGCATCAACGAATTTACGGTTGCGCCACAAATTACGCCAAACGAAGGTTTGCCATATCATGAATGGTTCATCGAATTTGAAAACGAACCTGAATATCCAGAAGCTTTTGCAGAAGCTTTGGACAATGCGATGCGTAAACAAAATATCTACTACGATGATTTGATTGTGGGCAAAGTATTGCGAAAATTGGTTGTCACAAAAGTGGCCAAAAACGGCTTTCAGGACTATATGAAATCCATTGGAAAACTGGGCGGACAAAACAAGATTCCAAGGTTGAGCAATGATAGAAAGATTGTGGATGAATTGGTTACATTGATTTAA
- a CDS encoding phage tail protein, translated as MAQPYVGEIRMFAGNFAPAGWMFCEGQLLPISENETLFQLIGTTYGGDGQETFSLPDLRGRIPIHQGNGFILAETGGVEEVTLTSSQIPSHSHPLLASNNLANSGNPGNNLLSSTATGNKIYAATNTSVALANNSITAVGGSQPHTNFQPYLCVDFIISLFGIFPSPT; from the coding sequence ATGGCACAACCTTACGTTGGTGAAATCAGAATGTTTGCCGGAAATTTTGCTCCTGCAGGATGGATGTTTTGTGAAGGACAGCTTCTTCCTATTTCTGAAAATGAAACATTATTTCAATTAATCGGAACTACTTATGGTGGTGATGGTCAAGAAACTTTTTCTTTACCTGATTTACGGGGTCGCATTCCAATACATCAAGGAAATGGATTTATTCTTGCCGAAACTGGTGGAGTTGAAGAAGTAACCCTAACTTCTAGTCAGATTCCTAGCCATTCTCATCCGTTATTGGCTTCTAATAATTTAGCTAACAGCGGAAACCCTGGTAATAATTTATTGAGTAGTACGGCAACCGGTAATAAAATATATGCTGCAACAAACACAAGTGTAGCGTTAGCTAATAATTCAATAACTGCGGTTGGTGGTAGTCAGCCCCATACTAATTTTCAACCTTATTTGTGTGTAGATTTTATAATTTCATTATTTGGAATATTTCCATCTCCAACGTAA
- a CDS encoding AAA family ATPase produces MKIEKIRIKNFKVYQDTEIRDLPNMCVFLGANGAGKSTLFEVFGFLSDALKSNVKTALNKRGGYKEVYSRNGVGDIEIEIKFRNPDVDGKKQPLITYELSVCLGKTNMPVVSKEVLSYRRGNRGRPYRFLEFTYGKGNAIVNESEFETAKQEFKEQREEQTLDSPDILAIKGLGQFQKFNAISSFRRLLENWYVSNFQIQAAQNIEDTGLSEHLSTTGDNLAQVTKYIYENYPDTFQKILDKMKERVPGIDKVEAKETIDGRIVLQFSDGSFKDPFISRFVSDGTIKMFAYLVLLNDPKPHPLLCIEEPENYLHPELLIELAEEFRDYANRGGQVFISSHSPDFVNALELDELFWLNKDKGFTSIKRASDDEAISSLFKDGDKLGYLWKQGYFIGSGPKN; encoded by the coding sequence ATGAAAATCGAGAAAATAAGAATAAAAAATTTCAAAGTTTACCAAGATACCGAAATAAGAGATTTACCAAATATGTGTGTCTTTCTCGGAGCAAATGGAGCAGGAAAATCTACACTTTTTGAAGTATTCGGTTTTTTGAGTGATGCCCTTAAAAGTAATGTAAAAACAGCACTCAATAAAAGGGGTGGGTATAAAGAAGTTTATTCAAGAAATGGAGTTGGAGATATTGAAATTGAAATAAAGTTTAGAAATCCTGATGTTGATGGTAAAAAACAACCTCTGATAACCTACGAGTTATCTGTTTGTTTAGGAAAAACTAATATGCCAGTAGTTTCTAAAGAAGTTTTAAGCTACAGAAGAGGAAATAGAGGAAGGCCTTATCGTTTTTTAGAATTCACTTATGGAAAAGGAAATGCAATTGTAAATGAAAGTGAATTTGAAACCGCTAAGCAAGAATTTAAAGAGCAAAGAGAGGAACAAACTTTGGATAGTCCAGATATTTTAGCCATAAAAGGACTAGGACAATTTCAAAAATTTAATGCTATTAGTTCATTTAGAAGATTATTGGAAAACTGGTATGTTTCTAATTTTCAAATTCAAGCGGCTCAAAATATTGAAGATACAGGTTTGAGCGAGCATTTATCAACTACAGGAGATAATTTAGCTCAAGTTACCAAATATATATATGAAAATTATCCAGACACTTTTCAAAAGATTTTAGATAAAATGAAAGAAAGAGTTCCTGGAATTGACAAAGTAGAAGCGAAAGAAACAATTGATGGTAGAATTGTTTTGCAATTTAGCGACGGCAGTTTTAAAGACCCTTTTATATCTCGATTCGTTTCGGATGGCACTATTAAAATGTTTGCTTATTTGGTTTTACTCAATGATCCTAAGCCACACCCATTACTATGTATTGAAGAACCTGAAAATTATTTGCATCCTGAACTATTGATTGAATTAGCTGAAGAATTTAGAGATTATGCTAATAGAGGTGGGCAAGTATTTATATCTTCACATTCACCAGATTTTGTGAATGCCTTAGAATTAGATGAACTTTTTTGGTTGAATAAAGACAAGGGTTTTACAAGTATAAAAAGAGCTTCAGATGATGAGGCAATATCCAGTTTATTTAAAGATGGTGATAAATTGGGGTATTTATGGAAACAAGGGTATTTTATCGGGAGTGGACCTAAAAATTAG
- the tatA gene encoding twin-arginine translocase TatA/TatE family subunit, whose translation MGSLGVTEILVILAIVLLLFGGKKIPELMKGLGSGIKEFKNAAKDDQPAEKKETKEETKE comes from the coding sequence ATGGGAAGTTTAGGTGTAACGGAAATCCTTGTTATTTTAGCAATTGTTTTATTACTTTTTGGAGGTAAAAAAATTCCAGAATTAATGAAAGGTTTGGGTAGTGGAATTAAAGAATTCAAAAATGCTGCTAAAGACGACCAACCAGCGGAAAAAAAAGAAACAAAAGAAGAAACAAAAGAATAA